A window of Mangifera indica cultivar Alphonso chromosome 13, CATAS_Mindica_2.1, whole genome shotgun sequence contains these coding sequences:
- the LOC123194300 gene encoding D-amino-acid transaminase, chloroplastic — protein sequence MASVQAPFSQNQLFPTKLTDRGSNSELISHHLSFSRHGSIRELRIVRCSGQNEALVDSGPQIVDVPLLSCSEAIEMLKVNRAKQKSKQQFLAMYSSVFGGITTDPAAMVIPMDDHMVHRGHGVFDTAAIVDGYLYELDQHLDRIIRSASMAKIKLPYGRESLRRILIQTVSASKCKKGSLRYWLSAGVGDFQLSPSGCHGPAFYAIVIQDESMFISEGIKVVTSSIPIKPPQFATMKSVNYLPNVLSKMEGEEHGAYAAIWLDTDGFIAEGPNMNVAFVTKAKELLMPHFDKILSGCTAKRVLSLAEALVREGKLHGITVDNVTVEEGKRAEEMMLIGSGVLVKPVLQWDDQVIGNGKEGPISEALLDLLLEDMKSGPATVRVPVPY from the exons ATGGCGTCTGTCCAAGCGCCCTTCTCTCAAAACCAACTTTTCCCCACCAAACTCACTGATCGTGGCAGCAATTCGGAGCTAATTTCACACCATTTATCTTTTTCAAGACATGGTTCGATCAGAGAATTGAGGATCGTTAGATGTTCCGGTCAAAACGAAGCCTTGGTCG ATTCCGGTCCTCAAATAGTTGATGTTCCACTACTGTCTTGCTCAgag GCTATTGAAATGCTCAAAGTGAATCGAGCAAAGCAGAAGAGCAAGCAGCAATTTCTGGCCATGTACTCTAGCGTTTTTGGTGGAATAACAACAGACCCAGCGGCTATGGTGATCCCTATGGATGATCACATGGTCCACCGGGGACATGGTGTCTTTGATACTGCTGCAATTGTGGACGG ATACCTGTATGAATTAGACCAACATCTTGATCGAATAATAAGGTCAGCCTCCATGGCCAAAATTAAACTTCCTTATGGCCGGGAAAGTCTAAGAAGAATACTCATACAAACTGTGAGTGCTTCCAAGTGTAAGAAAGGATCATTAAGATATTGGCTTTCAGCTGGAGTGGGCGATTTTCAATTATCTCCAAGTGGGTGCCATGGACCTGCATTTTATGCCATTGTAATACAGGATGAATCAATGTTTATTTCAGAAGGCATTAAAGTAGTAACTTCATCTATCCCAATAAAACCTCCACAATTTGCCACCATGAAGAGTGTGAATTACCTACCAAATGTGCTTTCAAAAATGGAGGGTGAAGAACATGGTGCATATGCTGCCATTTGGCTTGATACTGATGGCTTCATTGCTGAAGGGCCTAACATGAATGTGGCTTTTGTTACAAAAGCAAAGGAGCTTCTGATGCCTCACTTCGATAAAATTTTGAGCGGGTGCACAGCCAAGAGAGTTTTAAGTCTTGCAGAGGCTCTTGTGAGGGAAGGTAAGCTCCATGGAATTACAGTAGATAATGTCACTGTGGAGGAAGGTAAGAGAGCCGAGGAGATGATGCTTATTGGTAGTGGAGTTCTTGTTAAGCCAGTACTGCAATGGGATGACCAGGTCATTGGCAATG GCAAAGAAGGTCCCATATCTGAAGCTCTACTGGATCTATTGTTGGAGGACATGAAATCTGGCCCTGCGACTGTCCGGGTTCCTGTTCCTTACTGA
- the LOC123194592 gene encoding eukaryotic translation initiation factor 3 subunit L-like produces the protein MATGYDYDDAPGDYEGTADARGPQDIGYDPNFVPDSVKSFVVHLYRHIREKNVYEIHQMYETSFQSLSDRLFKDTPWPSVDAVANYVDNDHVFCLLYREMWFRHLYARLSPTLKQRIDSWDNYCSLFQVVLHGVVNMQLPNQWLWDMVDEFVYQFQSFCQYRAKMKNKTEQEIALLRQFDQAWNVYGVLNFLQALVEKSMIIQILEQEKEGLEQFTATDGYDYTGGSNVLKVLGYFSMVGLLRVHCLLGDYHTGLKCLQPIDITQQGVYTSVIGSHITTIYHYGFANVMLRRYVDAIREFNKILLYIYKTKQYHQKSPQYEQILKKNEQMYALLAICLTLCPQVKLVEETVNSQLREKYGEKMIRMQRYDDEAFSIYDELFSYACPKFITPSAPIFEEPLVNYNQDAYRLQLKLFLYEVKQQQLLSGVRTFLKVYSTISIGKLANYMEVDEPTLRTILMTYKHKTHAVDSDGKIISNADVDFYIEDDMIHVVESKPVKRYGDYFLRQIVKLEGVINDMDRVQLD, from the exons ATGGCAACTGGCTACGACTACGACGACGCCCCGGGCGATTACGAAGGAACAGCTGATGCTCGCGGTCCCCAAGACATAGGCTACGACCCAAACTTCGTACCTGACTCCGTTAAGTCGTTCGTGGTTCACCTGTATCGCCACATTCGGGAGAAGAATGTGTACGAGATCCACCAGATGTACGAGACGTCTTTCCAGAGTCTTTCCGACCGTCTCTTCAAGGACACACCATGGCCCTCCGTTGACGCCGTTGCCAATTATGTTGACAACGACCACGTTTTCTGCCTTCTTTATAGAGAGATGTGGTTCCGTCACCTGTACGCCAGATTATCACCTACTCTTAAGCAGAGGATTGACTCTTGGGACAATTATTGTAGCCTATTTCag GTGGTGTTGCACGGAGTGGTGAATATGCAGTTGCCCAACCAGTGGCTGTGGGACATGGTGGATGAGTTTGTTTATCAGTTTCAGAGTTTCTGTCAGTATAGGGCCAAGATGAAGAACAAGACAGAACAGGAGATTGCGCTTTTGAGGCAGTTTGATCAG GCTTGGAATGTGTATGGAGTGCTGAATTTCTTGCAAGCACTCGTGGAGAAGTCGATGATCATTCAGATTTTGGAGCAGGAGAAGGAAGGGCTTGAGCAATTTACAGCCACTGATGGTTATGATTACACTGGAGGGAGTAATGTGTTGAAGGTGTTGGGCTATTTCAGTATGGTGGGTTTGCTCCGAGTTCATTGTCTTCTGGGTGATTATCATACTGGTCTCAAGTGCTTACAGCCAATTGATATTACACAACAAGGTGTTTACACTAGTGTTATAGGAAGTCACATTACTACCATATATCATTATGGGTTCGCCAATGTTATGTTGCGCAG GTATGTGGATGCCATTCGTGAATTCAATAAGATTCTCTTGTACATTTACAAGACCAAGCAATATCATCAGAAATCTCCACAGTATGAGCAGATTCTGAAGAAGAATGAGCAGATGTATGCTCTGTTGGCCATTTGTCTCACACTTTGCCCTCAAGTGAAGCTTGTAGAGGAGACTGTGAACTCTCAACTAAGGGAGAAATATGGGGAGAAGATGATCAGAATGCAAAGATATGATGATGAAGCATTTTCTATCTATGATGAACTCTTTTCATATGCATGTCCTAAGTTCATTACCCCCTCAGCACCAATTTTTGAGGAGCCTCTTGTAAATTACAACCAA GATGCCTATAGACTCCAGTTGAAGCTGTTCCTTTATGAAGTAAAGCAGCAACAATTGTTATCAGGTGTCCGGACGTTCTTGAAAGTTTACTCAACAATTTCTATTGGGAAGCTTGCAAATTACATGGAAGTGGATGAGCCCACTCTGAG GACTATCTTGATGACTTACAAGCACAAAACTCATGCTGTTGATTCTGATGGAAAGATTATCTCAAATGCAGATGTAGATTTCTACATTGAAGAT GATATGATCCATGTTGTTGAGTCCAAACCTGTGAAGAGATACGGTGATTACTTCCTGCGGCAGATTGTCAAG CTTGAAGGGGTCATAAATGATATGGACCGCGTACAGCTGGACTGA
- the LOC123194594 gene encoding uncharacterized protein LOC123194594: MAIIGDALRQAFMPKHEYESLREEDRAWVKLQRPLLISSVTLVCVVVFVCAVVSLKIVFPSDNGERPFCGDLRLQPLTVNAKGGGDSDLFPGAFYLTDQETVDYYWMVVFIPSFIILLASVAYLVSGIIVAYTAPRRHGCLKVVENNYCASKRGGVRCLSIINAVFAITFGLLALFLGSSLLTLGSSCSVPLFWCYEIASWGLVVLYAGTAFFLRRKAAVVLDEGEFGGRNLGLEMLEANPLEITPEVEHHVNEGFKAWMGSSFLSSDEEDEPDSYQEVSPQFGHTASNRLRH; encoded by the exons ATGGCGATAATTGGCGACGCGCTGCGGCAAGCATTCATGCCAAAGCACGAGTACGAGAGCCTGCGAGAGGAGGACAGAGCATGGGTTAAACTTCAAAGACCGTTATTGATTTCGTCTGTGACGCTGGTTTGCGTCGTAGTTTTTGTATGTGCCGTTGTGAGCTTGAAAATTGTGTTTCCTAGCGACAATGGAGAGAGGCCGTTTTGTGGAGACTTAAGGCTACAACCGTTAACAGTTAATGCCAAAGGCGGAGGGGATTCGGATCTGTTTCCGGGGGCGTTTTATCTGACAGATCAAGAGACTGTTGATTATTACTGGATGGTTGTCTTTATTCCTTCCTTCATTATCTTGTTGGCTTCTGTTGCATATCTCGTGTCAG GAATTATTGTTGCATACACTGCTCCAAGAAGACATGGATGCTTAAAGGTGGTTGAAAACAATTATTGTGCTTCAAAAAGAG GTGGTGTTCGATGTCTATCCATAATAAATGCTGTCTTTGCCATTACCTTTGGTCTGCTTGCATTGTTTCTTGGCTCAAGCCTCTTGACATTAGGTAGCAGCTGCTCTGTACCTCTGTTTTGGTGCTATGAGATTGCATCTTGGGGCCTGGTCGTTTTATATGCAGGAACTGCCTTCTTTCTGAGAAGAAAAGCAGCTGTAGTTCTTGATGAAGGCGAGTTTGGTGGTCGGAATCTTGGCTTGGAAATGTTGGAAGCAAACCCTCTGGAAATCACACCAGAGGTTGAACATCATGTCAATGAAGGTTTTAAGGCATGGATGGGATCTTCTTTCTTATCATCTGATGAAGAAGACGAACCTGACAGTTATCAGGAAGTGTCGCCTCAATTTGGTCATACTGCTTCTAACAGGCTAAGACACTGA